The Candidatus Desulfofervidus auxilii sequence CCTTTGACAGAGATTATTGAAAAGAAATACAGTCTTGGTGAGATTATTGGTCTATTATGGTTAAAAACACTTCTTCCTAAATGGGCATCAGAATTTATAGAAATGTGTTTGAAAATAGTAGCTGACCATGGCCCTTGTGTTTCTGGTGCACATAATGCCATTGTGACAGCCAGGGCTGGGAAAGATTTGGTTTCTGCTTTAGTTAGTGGACTTTTAACCATTGGGCCAAGATTTGGTGGAGCTATTGATGGTGCTGCCTATTATTTTAGAAAGTTCTATTTAGAAAACAAAACACCCAGACAAATGGTAGATGAAATGAAAGCAGCTGGCATTTTAATTCCAGGTATTGGTCATAGGGTAAAGAGTGTGCGTAATCCTGATAAAAGAGTAGAATTGCTTAAAAATTATGCAAAAAACCATTTCCCACAAACAAAACTTTTGGATTTTGCTTTAGAAGTAGAAAAGATTACAACAGCCAAAAGGGGCAATCTTATACTAAATGTGGATGGCTGTATTGGTGTTTTGTTTGTAGATATGCTTGATAACTGTGGATTTAGTCCAGAAGAAATAGATGAAATTATTGAAGCAGGTACTTTAAATGCAATATTTGTTTTAGGTAGAAGTATTGGGATTATTGGACATATTTTGGATCAGAAGAGACTTAAGGAAAGACTTTACCGTCACCCTTGGGATGATGTTTTGTTTGCGGTAGAGTTTCCTAAAGTTATTGAGGAGATAAAAGAAGAAAAAGTTTATAATTTACGTTATGCCGTTGCTAAATAATAAAACAAAAGTGTGTATATATATGCGGACAGCTACAAAAAAGAACGTAGAATATCTTGAAAGACAAAGACAGCTTTTAAAAGAACACTGTCATAAAAAAGGATATGAAATAGTGGCAGAAATATCTGAAATTGCTAGTGGTATAAATGAACATAGAAAAGGTTTACAGCGTTTAATGAATTTAGCAAAAAGAGGTGAGATTGAGAAAGTGGTTGTAGAGAATGAAAGCCGCTTGGCTCGTTTTGGTTTGAGTTATTTAAAAGCTTTTTTTTCTAGTCATGGAGTGGATTTAGAAATTATCAAAAAATCAGATAATAAAGAGTCAAGACAAGAATTAATGAAAGATCTTGGGGCAGTAGTCAATTTTTTAATAAAACAATTGGAGGGGAATTATGAAGTTTAATGGTTTAGAATTAAAATTTTTTACTCCACCCACTGAAGGGGAAAAGATTGAATTAAATTCAGATGGAACTCTTGACGTTCCTGATAATCCTGTCATTCCTTATATAGAAGGCGACGGTATAGGACCTGATATTTGGCGAGCGGCTATGCCAGTTTTTAATACAGCCGTAGAATTGGCTTATGAAGGGAAAAAACATATTGTCTGGTGGGAAATATATGCTGGTATTAAAGCACAAGAGAAATTTGGAGAGTTTGCGCCAGAAGATTTATTCAATGCAATTCGTTATTTTCGTGTAGCAATAAAAGGGCCTCTAATTACACCAGTTGGTGGTGGTTATAGAAGTATAAATGTTACTTTGAGACAGAGGCTTGATTTATATGCTTGTGTTAGACCTGCTAAGCACTATCCAGGTGTGCCAAGCCCCCTTAAATATCCAGAAAAAGTAAATATGGTAGTTTTTAGAGAGAATTCAGAAGATGTATATGCAGGCATTGAATGGGCAGGTGATACCCCTGAAGCAAAAAAGGTGATAAATTTTCTTACAAATGAAATGGGTTGCAAAGTTCCTAATTTAGAGCATAATACTCCTATTGGTATTGGTGTAAAACCAATAAGTGAATTTGGTACAAAAAGACTTGTAAGACGTGCTATTCGTTATGCACTTGAACAAGGTTATAATAGTGTTACTTTAGTGCATAAAGGTAATATTATGAAATTTACTGAAGGGGCTTTTCGTGCATGGGGTTATGAAGTAGCTAAAGAAGAGTTTCCTAATGAAACTGTTACAGAAGAGGAGTTATATGAAAAATACAATGGGGAGTTGCCTCTTGGAAAAATTGTGATAAAGGATAGAATTGCTGATGCTATGTTTCAACAAATCTTGCTTAGACCAGAAGAATATGGTGTTTTGGCAATGCCAAATTTAAATGGTGATTATATGTCTGATGCAATCATTGCAGCAGTAGGAGGATTAGGGCTAGGACCAGGAGCAAATATTGGAGATGAAGGTGCACTTTTTGAAGCAACACATGGAGCTGCTCCAAAATATGCAGGTCAAGATAAAGTAAATCCTGGCTCTCTTATTCTCTCTGGAGTGATGATGTTCAGATACATGGGGTGGCATAAGGCAGCAGATTTAATTGAAGAGGGTCTTACCAAGGCTATTCAAAATAAAACTGTTACTTATGATTTAGCAAGACAAATGGAAGGAGCAAAAGAAGTCAAATGTTCTGAGTTTGGCCAAGAAATTGTTAAACATATGAAAAATCTTATTGAAGGAAAATGATATGAGAAGATATAAAGTAAGTATTATAGGGGCGGGAATGGTGGGTGCCACTACCGCCCAATGCATTGCTCAGAGAGATATAGCAAATGTGGTATTGATAGATATAGTTGGAGATGTAGCTGCAGGTAAGGCTTTAGATATATTTGAGGCCTCACCTTTATGCAGTTTTCATGGTACTATGGAAGGTGGAGATGACTATATATTGACAAAAGATTCTGATGTCGTTGTAATTACAGCCGGTTCTCCGAGAAAACCTGGGATGAGTCGTAAAGATTTATTAGAAATTAATGCACGTATTGTTACAGATGTGGTTAAAAAAATAACAAATCAATCTCCAGATGCTGTAATCATTGTTGTAACAAATCCAGTAGATGCTTTGACTTATGCAGCTTGGCAAGTAAGTGGTTTTCCTCGCAATAGAATTATGGGTATGTCAGGTATGCTTGATTCTAGTCGTCTTAAAAGTTTTATTGCTTCAGCTATTGGTGTTTCTGTAGATGATGTTGTAGCAATGGTTGTTGGCGCTCACTCTGAAAATCATATGCTTCCTCTATTAAGATTAGCAAATGTAAATGGGATTCCCATTAAAGAGTTTTTAGATGAAGAAACCTTGCAAAATCTAGCTGAACGTACAAAACAAGCAGGTAAAGAAATTGTCTCTTTATTAAAGACAGGTAGTGCCTATTATGCACCAGCTGCAGCTATTACAGAAATGGTGGAGGCAATATTGTTAGATAAAAAGAGACTTATGCCTTGCTCTGTTTGTTTAGAAGGTGAATATGGGCTTTCTGGATGTGCTATTTGTGTGCCAGCTATTTTGGGGAAAAATGGTGTGGAAAGGGTTATTGAAATAAATCTTACAGATGAAGAGAAATCTCAAGTGGAGCAAGGTGCACATGCAGTTAAAGAGATGCTTTCTTCTTTGGAATTATGAGAGAAATTCATATTGGGGAAATTAAAGAAGCTATAAAATGTTTATGTCAAGAAGCATGCTTTTCTCTTAATACAGATATGATAATGGCTTTAAAAAAGGCACAAGAAGAAGAAATTTCTCCATTAGGAAAGGAGATAATTGGACAACTTTTAGAAAATGCTAAATTGGCTGAAGATAAAAAAATACCACTTTGTCAAGATACAGGTGTAGTAACTATATTTTTAGAGATTGGGCAAGATGTGCATTTAATAGGAGGTGATATTAGAGAAGCTATTCAAGAAGGTGTGCGTCAAGGGTATAAAGAAGGTTTTTTGAGAAAATCTGTCTGTCATCCCTTGACCCGAAAAAATACTGATGACAATACACCTGCAATTATTCATTTTGATATTGTGCCTGGAAAGAAAGTAAAAATTATAATTATGCCAAAAGGGGCTGGAAGTGAAAATATGTCAAAAGCAACTGTTTTTCCGCCATCTGTAGGTGTTGAAGGAATAGAAAACTTTGTTTATGAAACTGTAAAAAGAGCAGCTGTAAATACGTGTAGTCCTTTAATTGTAGGTGTAGGTATTGGTGGAAGTCTTGAAAAAGCAGCTTTATTAGCAAAGAAGGCTTTATTAAGACCTATTGGTCAAAAGGCATCTGATTCTGAATTGGCTAATTTAGAAAAAAAATGGCTTGAAAAAATAAATAAATTTGGTTTTGGCCCTTTGGGTCTTGGTGGCAGGGTTACATGTTTGGCAGTACACATAGAATCCTATCCCTGCCATATTGCCAGTCTTCCGGTGGCAATCAATATTCAATGTCATGCCCACCGGCTTAAAGAAGTAATTATTTAAATAATAATGAAATATATAACCACACCTTTAACTGAAAGTTTGTTAAATGGATTAAAAGTTGGAGATAAGGTTTTGTTGAATGGGATAATTTATACAGCAAGAGACGCAGCCCATAAAAAATTAGTAGAACTTATTAAAAATAATAAACCTTTACCTTTTTCTTTAGAAGGACAGGTTATTTATTATGTTGGACCTACACCTGCCCCACCTGGTAGACCTATTGGCTCAGCTGGTCCTACTACTAGTTCTCGTCTTGATCCATATACGCCTATATTATTATCTGTAGGTTTAAAAGGTATGATTGGTAAAGGAAAAAGAGGAAAAGAGGTAATAGAAGCTATAAAAAAATACAAAGCAATATATTTTGTTACAATAGGAGGAGCAGGTGCCCTTTTATCTCAATGTATTTTAGAAGCAAAGATTATAGCCTATCCAGAATTGGGTCCAGAAGCTATTTATAAATTAAAAGTAAAAGACTTTCCTTTGTTTGTTGCTAATGATATAGAGGGGAATGATTTGTATGAAATTGGTAGAAAATCGTATCAAATTACCAATTAAATTTAAACGTAGTTTTGAAATATTAAGAAAAATAGAAGATATTAGCGGTGAGAATGTGTTTGCCTGTTATCAATGCGGGATGTGTTCTGCTGGTTGTCCTATGGCTCCAGAAATGGATATTTTGCCAAATCAAGTATTAAGACTATTGCAAATAGGGGCAATTGAAGAAGTTTTAGAAACACGTACTGTTTGGCTTTGTGCTTCTTGTTTCACTTGTAGTGCTAGATGTCCAAAAGGAGTAAATTTGGCAAAACTAATGGAAGGTGTGAGAATAGTGATATTGCGCGAAAAAAATAAAGATTATTTTAAACCTGAAGAAATGATAAAGGAGCCTTTACCTGCAATTGCCCTTGTTAGTGCTTTAAGAAAATTTACAACTTAAATGAAAATGAATATTGGCTACTTTCCAGGATGTACTTTAAAAGCAACTGCTTTAAATTTTGAAAAATCTGCTCTAGAGGTAGCAAAAATTTTAGGTTTTCAATTAGAAGAACTTTCACAATGGCATTGTTGTGGTACAGTACCTTCTTTATCTCAAGATGATTTATTAAAACAAATAAGTCCTGTAAGAAATCTTATTTATGCTCAATCATTAGGTTATAATAAAATCGTTACCCTCTGTTCTATGTGTTATAATACACTTGCACAAAGCAATTTATTTGTAAAAGAAAATAAGGAGAAATTGAGAAAAATAAATCAGTTTATGTCCGAAATGCCAGATTATGATGGAGGAGTTGAAGTAAAACATTTTTTAAGTTTCTTAAAAGAGCAAATAACATTAGAAAAAATTAGAGAAAGTGTAAAAACAAGTCTTTCTGGAATTAAAATTGCTTGTTATTATGGTTGCTTACTTTTAAGACCAAAAATTATAGGTATAGATGATAGTGAACAACCTAAAATTCTTGAAGAATTAATGCAAGTTTTAGGAGCAGAACCAGTATACTTTCCTTATAAGACAGAATGTTGTGGTGCATATCATACTGTAATTA is a genomic window containing:
- a CDS encoding recombinase family protein — protein: MRTATKKNVEYLERQRQLLKEHCHKKGYEIVAEISEIASGINEHRKGLQRLMNLAKRGEIEKVVVENESRLARFGLSYLKAFFSSHGVDLEIIKKSDNKESRQELMKDLGAVVNFLIKQLEGNYEV
- the icd gene encoding isocitrate dehydrogenase (NADP(+)) yields the protein MKFNGLELKFFTPPTEGEKIELNSDGTLDVPDNPVIPYIEGDGIGPDIWRAAMPVFNTAVELAYEGKKHIVWWEIYAGIKAQEKFGEFAPEDLFNAIRYFRVAIKGPLITPVGGGYRSINVTLRQRLDLYACVRPAKHYPGVPSPLKYPEKVNMVVFRENSEDVYAGIEWAGDTPEAKKVINFLTNEMGCKVPNLEHNTPIGIGVKPISEFGTKRLVRRAIRYALEQGYNSVTLVHKGNIMKFTEGAFRAWGYEVAKEEFPNETVTEEELYEKYNGELPLGKIVIKDRIADAMFQQILLRPEEYGVLAMPNLNGDYMSDAIIAAVGGLGLGPGANIGDEGALFEATHGAAPKYAGQDKVNPGSLILSGVMMFRYMGWHKAADLIEEGLTKAIQNKTVTYDLARQMEGAKEVKCSEFGQEIVKHMKNLIEGK
- the mdh gene encoding malate dehydrogenase, giving the protein MRRYKVSIIGAGMVGATTAQCIAQRDIANVVLIDIVGDVAAGKALDIFEASPLCSFHGTMEGGDDYILTKDSDVVVITAGSPRKPGMSRKDLLEINARIVTDVVKKITNQSPDAVIIVVTNPVDALTYAAWQVSGFPRNRIMGMSGMLDSSRLKSFIASAIGVSVDDVVAMVVGAHSENHMLPLLRLANVNGIPIKEFLDEETLQNLAERTKQAGKEIVSLLKTGSAYYAPAAAITEMVEAILLDKKRLMPCSVCLEGEYGLSGCAICVPAILGKNGVERVIEINLTDEEKSQVEQGAHAVKEMLSSLEL
- a CDS encoding fumarate hydratase; its protein translation is MREIHIGEIKEAIKCLCQEACFSLNTDMIMALKKAQEEEISPLGKEIIGQLLENAKLAEDKKIPLCQDTGVVTIFLEIGQDVHLIGGDIREAIQEGVRQGYKEGFLRKSVCHPLTRKNTDDNTPAIIHFDIVPGKKVKIIIMPKGAGSENMSKATVFPPSVGVEGIENFVYETVKRAAVNTCSPLIVGVGIGGSLEKAALLAKKALLRPIGQKASDSELANLEKKWLEKINKFGFGPLGLGGRVTCLAVHIESYPCHIASLPVAINIQCHAHRLKEVII
- a CDS encoding Fe-S-containing hydro-lyase, coding for MKYITTPLTESLLNGLKVGDKVLLNGIIYTARDAAHKKLVELIKNNKPLPFSLEGQVIYYVGPTPAPPGRPIGSAGPTTSSRLDPYTPILLSVGLKGMIGKGKRGKEVIEAIKKYKAIYFVTIGGAGALLSQCILEAKIIAYPELGPEAIYKLKVKDFPLFVANDIEGNDLYEIGRKSYQITN
- a CDS encoding 4Fe-4S dicluster domain-containing protein produces the protein MKLVENRIKLPIKFKRSFEILRKIEDISGENVFACYQCGMCSAGCPMAPEMDILPNQVLRLLQIGAIEEVLETRTVWLCASCFTCSARCPKGVNLAKLMEGVRIVILREKNKDYFKPEEMIKEPLPAIALVSALRKFTT
- a CDS encoding CoB--CoM heterodisulfide reductase iron-sulfur subunit B family protein, yielding MKMNIGYFPGCTLKATALNFEKSALEVAKILGFQLEELSQWHCCGTVPSLSQDDLLKQISPVRNLIYAQSLGYNKIVTLCSMCYNTLAQSNLFVKENKEKLRKINQFMSEMPDYDGGVEVKHFLSFLKEQITLEKIRESVKTSLSGIKIACYYGCLLLRPKIIGIDDSEQPKILEELMQVLGAEPVYFPYKTECCGAYHTVIKPDIVARRVYRILENAKENKAQIVITSCPLCHFNLTKRQEEIKKIYPDFKGIPVVYFTEIMLQALGENFKCV